One Spinacia oleracea cultivar Varoflay chromosome 4, BTI_SOV_V1, whole genome shotgun sequence DNA segment encodes these proteins:
- the LOC110805628 gene encoding ubiquitin carboxyl-terminal hydrolase 25, whose product MAGLQMSWQPSLVHQKRKNGGPLGLKNLGNSCYLNSVLQCLTYTPPLANFCLKNQHSSFCDSSSEPDRKRDCPFCIIEKRIARSLSIDLALDTPSKIVSCLRIFAEHFKCGRQEDAHEFLRYVIDACHNTCLRLKKLQQQRPRKITNGSGGESFSGKTIVMDIFGGSLQSQVKCLSCGTESNKVDEIMDICLEISNCSSLKDAMKRFFQAEILDGNNKYKCERCKKLVAAKKQMSILQAPNVLVVQLKRFEGIFGGKIDRVIAFEEILVLSSFMCKASQDPHPEYSLFATIVHSGFSPESGHYYAYIKDAMGRWYCCNDSYVTLSTQQEVLSEKAYILFFTRTGQRPVSVDTAAVSNGVKPHEMNGSNMAKSPRSSIPVKAINTKSSNAPSFVKSIPLASKNNDASAVLQNKFGGITSSLGKRISGSDNGITEVQKRETVGSNGKLGHSVCKQMNGNNIHSLQDNNGNCSNGEHIVVANSQVLVNGDAHLKNGTLGPLNASLHENNGLKSKATAGKMLDNGVIHNGQNNECIDVSGPRGKLETRETARKQLDNGAINNGQNHKCTNVSGKRNSEDRDSCILLGEDAQSLARVEEFKKLLQKEAALVLQTCGWSDKVYEYMRLKKRVCVNACSSTDKNELKKMLIADARTTFISQIPGSLKGSLIEHIRSFSSQK is encoded by the exons aTGGCCGGCTTGCAAATGAGTTGGCAACCAAGTCTTGTTCACCAAAAACGCAAAAATGGCGGCCCATTAGGGTTGAAGAATCTCGGCAATTCCTGCTATCTTAATTCTGTTCTTCAGTGTCTTACTTATACTCCCCCTCTCGCCAATTTTTGCCTCAAGAATCAACACTCTTCTTTCT GCGATTCATCCTCTGAGCCTGACAGAAAACGGGACTGCCCGTTCTGTATAATAGAGAAACGGATCGCTCGGTCACTGAGCATTGATTTAGCACTTGATACACCATCAAAGATTGTGAGCTGCCTCCGGATATTTGCGGAGCACTTCAAGTGCGGTAGGCAGGAGGATGCTCACGAGTTCCTCCGCTACGTTATTGATGCTTGCCACAACACTTGCCTCCGCTTAAAGAAATTGCAACAGCAGCGTCCTAGGAAAATCACCAATGGAAGCGGAGGAGAGAGTTTTAGTGGCAAAACTATTGTCATGGATATTTTTGGGGGTTCCTTGCAGAGTCAGGTGAAATGCCTTTCTTGTGGAACTGAATCAAATAAGGTCGATGAGATCATGGATATTTGCCTTGAAATATCCAACTGCAGTTCACTTAAAGATGCCATGAAAAGATTTTTCCAGGCTGAGATTTTAGATGGTAATAATAAATACAAATGCGAAAG ATGCAAGAAATTAGTGGCAGCTAAGAAACAAATGTCCATTCTTCAAGCACCGAATGTACTTGTAGTCCAACTCAAG AGATTTGAAGGAATTTTTGGCGGGAAGATAGATAGGGTGATTGCATTTGAAGAAATTTTGGTTCTTTCAAGCTTCATGTGCAAAGCAAGTCAG GATCCTCACCCTGAGTATAGCCTTTTTGCTACCATTGTGCATTCAGGATTTTCACCCGAGTCCGGACATTATTATGCATACATTAAG GATGCCATGGGTCGTTGGTATTGCTGCAATGATTCTTATGTAACATTATCAACCCAACAAGAAGTACTTTCTGAGAAAGCTTATATTCTTTTTTTTACCCGAACTGGCCAGAGGCCTGTTTCTGTTGATACTGCTGCTGTGTCAAATGGAGTGAAGCCTCATGAGATGAATGGCAGCAACATGGCTAAATCTCCCAGAAGCTCTATTCCTGTGAAAGCTATTAACACAAAATCATCTAATGCACCCTCTTTTGTTAAAAGCATACCACTTGCTAGTAAGAACAATGATGCTTCTGCTGTTCTACAAAATAAGTTCGGTGGCATCACAAGCTCTCTTGGTAAAAGAATTTCTGGAAGTGATAATGGCATAACTGAAGTTCAGAAAAGGGAAACTGTGGGAAGTAATGGAAAATTGGGCCATTCTGTTTGTAAGCAGATGAATGGAAACAACATACATTCTTTGCAAGATAACAATGGAAATTGCAGCAATGGAGAACATATTGTTGTTGCAAATAGCCAGGTTTTGGTAAATGGTGATGCTCATCTAAAAAATGGGACGCTTGGTCCCCTAAACGCAAGTCTCCATGAAAACAATGGCTTAAAAAGCAAAGCGACTGCAGGGAAGATGCTCGACAATGGTGTCATCCATAATGGTCAGAATAATGAGTGCATTGATGTCTCTGGCCCCAGGGGGAAGCTGGAAACTCGAGAGACCGCAAGGAAACAGCTTGACAATGGTGCCATTAATAATGGTCAGAATCATAAGTGTACTAATGTTTCTGGCAAGAGAAATTCTGAAGACAGGGACTCCTGTATTTTGTTAGGCGAAGATGCTCAATCCCTGGCAAGAGTTGAAGAATTTAAGAAACT TCTTCAGAAGGAGGCTGCATTAGTTTTGCAAACATGCGGCTGGTCTGACAAGGTGTACGAGTACATGAGATTGAAGAAGAGGGTGTGTGTGAATGCTTGTAGCTCAACAGATAAAAACGAGCTAAA